A DNA window from Stutzerimonas stutzeri contains the following coding sequences:
- a CDS encoding DUF4381 domain-containing protein has protein sequence MNPLDQLAPLINPEPVHWWPPAPGWWLLGLVLFGVFAALWQLRHRLITRQPRVQPEAPLDPQRQEALIELSRLSKPYGGQPASQWLQQINGLLKRLCRIRYPDDHPHTLSGRTWLAFLDSRCPAAGLTRWMILVEGAYRAECRLDDKAIDGLEQSVDIWIRKHV, from the coding sequence ATGAACCCGCTCGACCAGTTGGCACCGCTGATCAACCCGGAGCCTGTCCACTGGTGGCCCCCGGCGCCGGGCTGGTGGCTGCTCGGGCTGGTGCTATTCGGCGTCTTCGCTGCGTTGTGGCAGCTGCGCCATCGTCTGATCACGCGTCAACCACGCGTCCAGCCCGAGGCGCCATTGGACCCGCAGCGCCAAGAGGCGCTCATCGAGTTGTCCCGCCTGAGCAAGCCCTACGGCGGCCAACCCGCCAGCCAATGGCTGCAGCAGATCAACGGTTTGCTCAAGCGACTCTGCCGCATCCGCTATCCCGACGACCATCCGCACACGCTCAGCGGCCGTACCTGGCTGGCCTTTCTCGACAGCCGCTGCCCGGCCGCCGGACTGACCCGCTGGATGATTCTGGTCGAAGGCGCCTATCGAGCCGAGTGCCGGCTCGACGACAAGGCCATCGACGGCCTCGAACAATCCGTCGACATCTGGATTCGCAAGCATGTTTGA
- a CDS encoding CmpA/NrtA family ABC transporter substrate-binding protein → MTDSPSPHRHDALAWVAGSDAPEKSSVNLGFLPLTDAASLIVAATQGFAQPFGLTLNLQRQNSWSALRDKLIGGELDAAHGLYGLIYAVHLGIGGSPAVDMAVLMGLAQNGQSINLSASLKAAGVTDPEALRNSVRQSGARLTLAHTFPTGTHAMWLYYWLAANGIHPLQDVRTLVLPPSQMVAHLRAERIDGFCAGEPWGAQAITEGVGFTLATSQSIWPDHPEKVLGCTRAFVEQYPNTARALVMAVLEASRFIDQSPENRRSTAQLIAGREYIDAPLAAIESRFLGTYQDGLGNAWSDEHPLRFFADGAANMPYLSDGLWFMTQLRRWGLLRQDPDYLQVAQQVQQTELYRQAAEALGVAMPESTMRSATLMDGKIWDGSDPAAYARSFTLHAMAEQAVAATV, encoded by the coding sequence ATGACGGACTCCCCCTCGCCGCACCGCCACGACGCACTGGCCTGGGTTGCCGGCAGCGACGCACCGGAAAAGAGCTCGGTCAATCTCGGTTTTCTACCCCTCACGGACGCCGCATCACTGATCGTCGCGGCGACACAGGGCTTCGCGCAGCCATTCGGCCTGACGCTGAACCTGCAGCGGCAGAACTCCTGGTCGGCGCTGCGCGACAAGCTGATAGGCGGTGAACTGGACGCAGCCCACGGGTTGTACGGACTGATCTATGCCGTGCATCTGGGCATCGGTGGCAGCCCGGCGGTGGATATGGCAGTGCTCATGGGCCTTGCGCAAAACGGCCAGAGCATCAACCTGTCTGCCTCGCTGAAAGCCGCGGGCGTGACCGATCCGGAGGCGTTGCGCAACAGCGTGCGCCAAAGCGGTGCGCGACTGACCCTCGCGCACACCTTTCCCACCGGCACCCACGCAATGTGGCTGTACTACTGGCTCGCCGCCAATGGCATCCACCCCTTGCAGGATGTGCGAACGCTGGTGTTGCCGCCGTCGCAAATGGTGGCGCACCTGCGCGCCGAACGCATCGATGGCTTCTGCGCAGGCGAGCCATGGGGCGCCCAGGCGATCACCGAAGGCGTCGGTTTCACTCTGGCGACTAGTCAATCGATCTGGCCGGACCACCCCGAAAAGGTACTTGGCTGCACCCGTGCATTCGTCGAGCAATACCCAAACACAGCGCGTGCATTGGTAATGGCGGTACTCGAGGCAAGTCGTTTCATCGACCAGAGCCCGGAAAACCGCCGCAGCACAGCGCAGCTGATCGCCGGGCGGGAGTACATTGATGCACCGCTCGCGGCTATCGAGTCGCGCTTCCTCGGCACCTATCAGGACGGGCTAGGCAACGCCTGGAGCGACGAACACCCGCTGCGCTTTTTCGCTGACGGCGCCGCAAACATGCCTTATCTGTCAGACGGACTCTGGTTCATGACCCAGCTACGGCGTTGGGGTCTGCTGCGCCAGGACCCGGACTACCTGCAGGTAGCACAACAGGTTCAGCAGACCGAACTGTATCGACAGGCCGCCGAAGCGCTTGGCGTAGCCATGCCGGAGTCGACAATGCGCAGTGCCACACTCATGGACGGCAAGATCTGGGACGGCAGTGATCCGGCAGCCTATGCCCGCAGTTTCACGCTGCACGCCATGGCCGAGCAGGCCGTGGCGGCCACAGTTTGA
- a CDS encoding VWA domain-containing protein, protein MFELAWPWIFALLPLPWLLRALLPPADSGEAALKVSFLDELQQLAGRRARIALPAWRQQLPYLTIWLLLLFAAARPQWLGEPLPLPTSGRDLLLAVDVSGSMDYPDMQWQGEELTRLDLVKVLLGDFIEQRRGDRVGLILFGSKAYLQAPLTFDRRTVRVWLDEARVGIAGSNTAIGDAIGLAVKRLRDRPANSRVLVLITDGASNGGEIEPLLAASLAAAEGIRIHTIGIGAVPEEGGVLSRFGFNPGLDLDEPTLRAIADQTGGEYFRAASSAELKAIGDALDRLEPAAQQPTQARLAEALYVWPLSAALLISLLMVAASLWSAQLQRLAWRREQRR, encoded by the coding sequence ATGTTTGAACTGGCCTGGCCCTGGATCTTTGCCCTGCTGCCCTTGCCCTGGCTACTGCGCGCACTGCTGCCGCCTGCCGACAGTGGCGAAGCCGCCTTGAAGGTCAGCTTCCTCGATGAGCTGCAACAACTCGCGGGGCGTCGCGCCCGTATCGCACTGCCCGCCTGGCGCCAGCAACTGCCCTACCTCACCATCTGGCTGCTGCTGCTGTTTGCCGCGGCCCGCCCGCAGTGGCTCGGTGAACCGCTGCCCCTGCCCACCAGTGGCCGCGATCTGCTGCTGGCTGTGGACGTCTCCGGCTCGATGGACTACCCCGACATGCAATGGCAAGGCGAGGAGCTGACACGCCTGGACCTGGTCAAGGTGCTGCTCGGCGACTTCATCGAACAGCGCCGCGGCGATCGCGTCGGCCTGATCCTGTTCGGCAGCAAGGCCTATCTACAGGCACCACTGACCTTCGACCGCCGCACGGTGCGTGTCTGGCTGGACGAGGCGCGGGTAGGCATTGCCGGCAGCAACACCGCTATCGGCGATGCCATCGGCTTGGCCGTGAAACGCCTGCGGGACCGACCAGCGAATAGCCGCGTGCTGGTGTTGATCACCGATGGCGCAAGCAATGGCGGTGAAATCGAGCCGCTGCTGGCGGCCTCGTTGGCCGCCGCTGAAGGCATACGAATCCACACCATCGGCATCGGCGCCGTTCCGGAAGAAGGTGGAGTACTCAGCCGCTTCGGCTTCAATCCGGGCCTGGACCTGGACGAGCCCACACTTCGCGCCATCGCCGACCAGACCGGCGGAGAGTACTTTCGCGCAGCCTCCAGCGCAGAGCTGAAGGCCATCGGCGACGCCCTGGATCGGCTCGAGCCAGCCGCACAGCAACCGACCCAAGCGCGCCTCGCCGAAGCGCTCTATGTCTGGCCGCTGTCGGCGGCACTGCTGATCAGTCTGCTGATGGTGGCGGCCAGCCTGTGGAGCGCTCAGCTGCAGCGCCTGGCATGGCGGCGGGAGCAGCGTCGATGA
- a CDS encoding BatD family protein: MMRLMAFLLLSILAGQAAAAGLFARVDRTQLSIDETFELSLESQGGAVFGKPDLQPLDDLFQVFDTRQVNQLSSSNGEARAITRWLITLRPKQTGYVVIPPLQLGDWRSEPITLLVQESLKSSEGDQLAPIFIDASVNQETIYVQAQVILTLRIYHSVSLYDDSTLSPLQMPEALVERLGEPRTYEKTINGILHGVIEVRYALFPQKSGELTIPAQLFSATTVTNGSNSVYGSRSGRSTQVRSPSIPLTVKAKPADYPADAPWLPARSLTLVEAWSPEPDQAQAGESLTRSLLLKAEGLTSTQLPAIGSAQSAELRRYPDQPSLANEVSGTGLVGSREQREALIPTRSGTLQLPALEVVWWNTVEDRLERTILDERTLTVADNPNLVPPPAEQSAVAPVPVMQQPVWPWQLSTALFALTTLVGFGLWSRARRQPAVQRALQPGPTPRSLLDDLRRACQANDSQATRQALDAWARQQPETLADMAARFVPLSDALDDLNGALYSEAGQRWQGDALWQAIQALPPAVGPSVEQDKSALPPLYPR; encoded by the coding sequence ATGATGCGCCTGATGGCCTTTCTTCTGCTCAGCATCCTTGCCGGCCAGGCTGCAGCGGCCGGTCTTTTCGCTCGAGTGGACCGCACCCAGCTGAGCATCGACGAAACCTTCGAGCTGAGCCTGGAAAGCCAGGGCGGCGCGGTGTTCGGCAAGCCCGACCTGCAGCCGCTGGATGATCTGTTTCAAGTCTTCGATACCCGCCAGGTCAACCAGCTTTCGAGCAGCAATGGCGAAGCGCGGGCGATCACGCGCTGGTTGATCACCCTTCGTCCGAAGCAGACCGGCTACGTGGTCATTCCGCCACTGCAGCTGGGCGACTGGCGCAGCGAGCCGATTACCCTGCTGGTCCAGGAATCGTTGAAAAGCAGCGAAGGCGACCAGTTGGCACCGATCTTCATTGACGCCAGCGTCAACCAGGAAACCATCTACGTGCAGGCCCAGGTGATCCTCACGCTGCGCATCTACCATTCGGTTTCGCTTTACGACGACAGCACCCTGTCGCCGCTGCAGATGCCCGAAGCGCTGGTGGAGCGACTCGGTGAGCCACGTACCTATGAGAAGACCATCAATGGCATCCTTCATGGTGTCATCGAAGTGCGCTATGCCCTGTTTCCGCAGAAATCCGGCGAGCTGACGATCCCCGCCCAGCTGTTCAGCGCCACTACCGTGACCAACGGGAGTAACTCGGTATACGGCTCGCGCTCGGGTCGCTCGACTCAGGTCCGCTCGCCGAGCATCCCGCTGACGGTCAAGGCCAAGCCGGCAGACTATCCCGCTGATGCTCCCTGGCTGCCGGCACGCAGCCTGACGCTGGTGGAAGCCTGGAGCCCTGAGCCGGACCAGGCGCAAGCCGGCGAATCGCTCACCCGCAGCCTGTTGCTCAAGGCCGAAGGCTTGACCAGTACACAGCTGCCCGCCATCGGTTCCGCGCAAAGCGCAGAATTGCGCCGCTATCCGGACCAACCAAGCCTCGCAAACGAAGTCAGCGGTACCGGGCTGGTCGGTAGCCGTGAGCAGCGCGAAGCGCTGATTCCCACGCGCAGTGGCACGCTGCAGCTGCCTGCGCTGGAAGTGGTCTGGTGGAACACCGTTGAAGACCGGCTGGAACGCACCATCCTGGACGAACGCACCCTGACTGTTGCAGACAACCCGAATCTCGTGCCACCGCCTGCGGAGCAATCCGCCGTAGCGCCGGTGCCGGTCATGCAACAACCAGTTTGGCCTTGGCAGCTGAGCACCGCACTCTTTGCCCTCACCACCCTCGTCGGCTTCGGGCTGTGGTCACGTGCACGGCGACAGCCTGCGGTGCAACGCGCATTGCAACCCGGGCCGACCCCGCGCAGCCTGCTCGACGACCTGCGCCGCGCCTGCCAGGCCAATGATTCCCAGGCCACGCGCCAAGCGCTGGACGCCTGGGCACGGCAACAACCGGAGACGCTGGCGGACATGGCCGCCCGCTTCGTGCCGTTGTCCGATGCGCTGGACGACTTGAATGGCGCGCTGTACAGCGAAGCCGGGCAGCGCTGGCAAGGCGACGCCCTGTGGCAGGCGATCCAGGCACTGCCTCCGGCTGTTGGTCCTAGCGTCGAACAGGACAAGAGTGCCCTACCGCCGCTCTACCCTCGCTGA
- a CDS encoding DUF58 domain-containing protein, with protein MQPQASGSGQPSEQTAGIRVSLAELIDMRHRVREVPIFSTPHRRSPLVGLHHSKLRGRGVDFDQVRVYQAGDDVRTIDWRVTARTQEPHTKLFHEERERPIYIVIEQSPRLFFGSGRLFKSVLAAHAASLIAWAALSHNDRVGGLVFGSEQQEIKPRRSKQSLLQLLDRVTQANNRLHPESPLDPEAFSMALRRAREVLRPGSLSVILCDERTLTDAAEQQLSLLARHVDLLLLPLFDPLDRALPAAGLLRFSEGNARLELDTHDAALRQRYRELGEARSARWQRLANRLRVPLMPLDTQHDLIEQLREHLSVRHPSTRP; from the coding sequence ATGCAACCGCAGGCTTCCGGCAGCGGGCAGCCGAGCGAGCAGACCGCCGGCATCCGGGTGAGCCTGGCCGAGCTGATCGATATGCGCCATCGCGTGCGTGAAGTGCCCATTTTCTCCACGCCCCATCGCCGCAGTCCGCTGGTGGGTCTGCATCATTCCAAGCTGCGCGGGCGTGGTGTGGATTTCGACCAGGTCCGTGTCTACCAGGCCGGAGATGATGTGCGCACCATCGACTGGCGAGTCACCGCGCGCACCCAGGAGCCCCATACCAAGCTCTTCCATGAAGAACGCGAGCGCCCGATCTACATCGTCATCGAACAGAGCCCGCGCCTTTTCTTTGGTAGTGGCCGTCTGTTCAAGTCAGTGTTGGCAGCTCATGCGGCAAGCCTGATCGCCTGGGCGGCGCTCAGCCACAACGACCGGGTCGGCGGCTTGGTGTTCGGCAGCGAGCAGCAGGAGATCAAGCCGCGGCGCAGCAAGCAGAGCCTGCTACAGCTGCTCGATCGCGTCACGCAGGCCAACAACCGACTGCACCCGGAAAGCCCACTCGATCCGGAAGCGTTCAGCATGGCGCTACGCAGGGCACGAGAAGTGCTGCGCCCCGGTAGCCTGTCGGTGATTCTCTGCGACGAGCGCACCCTGACCGATGCCGCAGAACAACAGCTCAGCCTGCTGGCGCGCCATGTCGACTTGCTGTTGTTGCCCCTGTTCGACCCGCTGGATCGCGCCCTGCCCGCCGCCGGCCTGCTGCGCTTCAGTGAAGGCAATGCGCGGCTGGAACTCGATACCCACGACGCCGCGCTGCGTCAGCGCTACCGCGAGCTGGGCGAAGCGCGCAGCGCGCGTTGGCAGCGCCTGGCCAACCGTTTGCGGGTGCCGCTGATGCCGCTGGACACCCAGCATGACTTGATCGAACAGCTGCGCGAGCATCTGAGCGTCCGGCATCCGAGCACACGGCCATGA
- a CDS encoding AAA family ATPase produces the protein MDHRESITALRQFLSTQILGQERLIERLLIALLADGHMLVEGAPGLAKTRAIKELAEGLEAEFHRIQFTPDLLPADITGTEIYRPETGSFVFQQGPIFHNLVLADEINRAPAKVQSALLEAMAERQVSVGRSTYDLPPLFLVMATQNPIEQEGTYPLPEAQLDRFLLHVKIGFPDASVERRILQQARGEAINGEAAPEHRVSQQAIFAARKDILGLYMADAVEEYLVQLIMATRTPAKFDAELAEWIAYGASPRGSISLDRCARAHAWLAGRDFVSPEDIQAMLFDVLRRRLILSFEAEAAGIDQDRVIQRILDVVAVA, from the coding sequence ATGGATCACCGTGAATCGATAACCGCGCTGCGACAGTTCCTGTCCACCCAGATTCTGGGCCAGGAACGGCTGATCGAACGACTGCTGATCGCCCTGCTCGCCGACGGCCATATGCTCGTCGAGGGTGCGCCGGGTCTGGCCAAGACACGCGCTATCAAAGAGCTCGCCGAGGGTCTGGAGGCCGAGTTCCATCGTATTCAGTTCACGCCCGACCTGCTGCCAGCGGACATCACCGGCACAGAAATCTACCGTCCGGAAACCGGCAGCTTCGTTTTCCAGCAAGGCCCGATCTTCCACAACCTGGTGCTTGCTGACGAGATCAACCGGGCCCCGGCCAAGGTGCAGTCGGCACTCCTCGAGGCGATGGCCGAACGGCAGGTCAGCGTCGGACGCAGCACCTACGACCTTCCACCGCTGTTTCTGGTGATGGCAACGCAGAACCCGATCGAACAGGAAGGCACCTACCCGCTGCCAGAAGCGCAACTGGACCGCTTCCTGCTGCACGTGAAGATTGGCTTCCCTGACGCCTCGGTCGAGCGCCGTATTCTTCAGCAGGCCAGGGGCGAAGCCATCAACGGCGAAGCGGCACCGGAGCACCGGGTCAGCCAGCAGGCCATCTTCGCCGCACGCAAGGACATCCTCGGGCTGTACATGGCCGACGCCGTAGAGGAATACCTCGTGCAGCTGATCATGGCGACCCGTACTCCGGCGAAGTTCGACGCCGAGCTGGCCGAGTGGATCGCCTATGGCGCGAGCCCGCGCGGATCCATCTCGCTGGACCGCTGTGCCCGTGCCCATGCCTGGCTGGCCGGGCGTGACTTCGTCAGCCCCGAGGATATCCAGGCGATGCTCTTCGACGTGCTGCGTCGCCGCCTGATCCTTTCCTTCGAGGCGGAAGCAGCCGGGATCGACCAGGACCGCGTCATCCAGCGCATTCTCGACGTGGTCGCGGTGGCCTGA
- a CDS encoding VWA domain-containing protein produces the protein MSELLPYLLRPYWLVILPLLIWLLWRLWHRQLQIGRWQRLLPEAFHAALLTRGRLRHSRLPWLVLGVAWLLAVSALLGPSWQRFEQPSVKRSDPLVVLLELTPSMLAGDVPPTRLEQAKRKLLDLLERRQDVQTAVVVFAGSAHTVVPLSDDLATTRNLLDALHPALMPEPGQRADLAVAKGLALLEQTGLGRGRLLLIGSSLDEHEHRAIGTLMRGRGENLLILGVGTEQGAPIAGDNGSFLKDAQGAILIPRLDNARLQRLATELGGRYQQARLGDDDLAALGLFDEAGTLQHDDEITRFEAWLDQGHWLLVPLLLLAALAGRRGWLFCLPLLLLQPQPANAFEFDDLWLRRDQQGQRMLEAQRPAEAAERFIDPRWRATARYQAGDYAGAAELFAEGNTAVDHYNRGNALARSEALEAAIEAYDQALDLQPDLQPAQRNKALVEELLRRREEQPESEQDQDQQDEQTEEPQPQPQPQQSQEPGSASSPSSDHAEGEADREASGAAQPSVSETTADAQEQDAATALAQHEALPEQERQQAMEQWLRQIPDNPGELLRRKFLYEQRKHQETSR, from the coding sequence ATGAGCGAACTGCTGCCCTATCTGCTACGGCCCTACTGGCTGGTCATCCTGCCTCTGCTGATCTGGTTGCTGTGGCGGCTCTGGCACCGCCAGTTGCAAATCGGCCGCTGGCAGCGTTTGCTCCCGGAAGCCTTTCATGCGGCGCTGCTGACCCGCGGCCGGCTACGGCATAGTCGCTTGCCCTGGCTGGTACTCGGCGTTGCCTGGCTGCTGGCCGTCAGCGCCCTGCTCGGCCCCAGCTGGCAGCGCTTCGAGCAACCCAGCGTGAAGCGCAGCGATCCGCTGGTGGTGCTGCTGGAGCTCACCCCCTCGATGCTCGCTGGCGATGTTCCGCCCACGCGCCTGGAGCAGGCCAAGCGCAAACTGCTGGATCTGCTGGAGCGGCGACAGGACGTACAGACCGCCGTGGTGGTGTTCGCCGGCAGCGCCCACACCGTGGTGCCGCTGTCAGACGATCTGGCGACCACCCGTAACTTGCTGGATGCCTTGCATCCGGCCCTGATGCCCGAGCCGGGCCAACGTGCGGACCTCGCCGTCGCCAAGGGTCTCGCCCTACTCGAGCAAACGGGTCTGGGCCGGGGGCGCTTGCTGCTGATCGGCAGCAGTCTGGACGAGCACGAACACAGAGCAATCGGCACCTTGATGCGTGGGCGCGGCGAGAACCTGCTGATCCTCGGCGTCGGCACCGAACAGGGCGCACCCATTGCCGGAGACAATGGCAGCTTCCTCAAGGACGCACAGGGCGCGATCCTGATCCCGCGCCTGGACAATGCACGGCTGCAGCGCCTGGCCACAGAATTGGGCGGTCGCTACCAACAGGCACGCCTGGGCGACGACGATCTCGCGGCGCTCGGCCTGTTCGATGAGGCCGGTACGTTGCAGCACGACGACGAGATCACCCGATTCGAAGCCTGGTTGGATCAGGGCCACTGGCTCCTTGTGCCGCTGCTCCTGCTTGCTGCGCTGGCTGGCCGTCGCGGCTGGCTGTTCTGCCTGCCGCTCCTGCTGTTGCAGCCGCAGCCGGCCAACGCGTTCGAATTCGATGACCTGTGGCTGCGGCGCGATCAGCAAGGTCAACGCATGCTCGAGGCACAGCGCCCCGCCGAGGCGGCGGAGCGCTTCATAGATCCCCGCTGGCGAGCGACTGCGCGCTACCAGGCCGGCGACTATGCCGGCGCCGCGGAGCTGTTCGCCGAAGGCAATACAGCCGTCGATCACTACAATCGTGGCAATGCCCTGGCTCGCAGCGAAGCCTTGGAGGCTGCCATCGAGGCCTACGACCAGGCGCTCGATCTCCAGCCTGATCTGCAACCGGCACAACGCAACAAGGCACTGGTCGAAGAGCTGCTGCGCCGCCGTGAGGAACAGCCCGAATCCGAACAAGACCAGGATCAGCAGGACGAGCAAACTGAAGAACCGCAACCGCAGCCGCAGCCGCAGCAATCGCAGGAGCCAGGCTCGGCCAGTTCGCCGTCGTCCGACCACGCCGAAGGCGAAGCAGACCGGGAGGCCAGTGGCGCCGCGCAACCTTCGGTAAGCGAAACGACAGCGGATGCGCAAGAACAGGATGCCGCCACGGCCCTGGCGCAGCATGAAGCGCTCCCTGAGCAGGAGCGGCAACAAGCAATGGAACAATGGCTGCGACAGATTCCGGATAACCCCGGCGAGCTGCTGCGGCGAAAATTTCTCTACGAACAGCGCAAGCACCAGGAAACCAGTCGATGA